The stretch of DNA CGAGACCTGAAGAACTCCAGGAACTCCGAGTAGCTGCCAAACCTCACCCCATACGCCTCCTCGAACGCCTCCCTCGTCGCCCGCCCCAGCTTAGAGCCCCCATGCGCGTAGAAGAAACTCCCGCCCGCCGGCGGAGACTCACCCACCATCAGCACCACCACCCTAGACGGCCTATACCGCTCCCTCAGCGCCTCAACCCTGCCGCCCATACCACAGCTCACACCGCATCACTCGGTCATGAAGCTTATGCCATAGACGCTTCAAACCCCTTAACCTCAAGCTTCAGCATAGGGCTTCCCCTTGGTATTGACTAACGCTTGGGGTCGCCAACAAAGGGAGGCTTCTTGCTAATCCTTCCAGCTTCATTCCCACATTAAGCACCGAATGCACCACTTAACCTTTACCGCGACCAGTTGCCACAACCCCTCACGCGAGAAGTTTTTCTTTAGACCATCAACGTGCATCGCACAGGTACATCTCCAGTTATGCTGGGAGAGAGCATAGGAGCAGCCATACCCTAAGTATGGAAGCAAATCTGAGAAAAAACACACCCGAAAAATAGTTAGCTCCAATTCACCTACTCACCAAGGTTTATCACTGTATATATGATCCCGGTTCCACCTTCTCCACCCCTTTCTTCTATCTCTATACCCTCAGGGTCAGGGACATCGTATGGATAATCATACCGCGTAAAAAGCTGAACAAAATCCTCGAAACATTTCTTTCCTTTGAAGTATGATATCAACTTCTGCAGAAAACTGGCTATACTACAGTTATAGTATCCCATAGCAGAGAAAGCTGGCTCTCCTACGAAGCCCCTGAGGAAGTTGGACGCAAATCCGAAGGCGTCTAATGAACAGAGAGAAACGCCTAGAACTTCTCCGCTTAAAAGGGGTGGGGGTATAAAAGTAGGTAGATCTAATAGCCAAGGTACATACCAATTGCGATGGTAACGTAAATACAATGAGTAATAATCACACCAAAATAAATCTTCTCTATTCACTCTTTCTACTCTCGAATCGTTGGCACTAACAATGTCATCAAGGAGACGCGCGCTGATGTAAACGAGGTCATTTTCTCTAAGGTCAAATAGAGTGTATGAACCTAAGGTATAGGTATAGTTAGGCAGACGGTACTCTCTGCCCCGCCCACTTATTTTGAAGGGCGGAAAGCGTGAAAGCAGGTAAAGCTGAGCCTCATTCGACAGATCCCACACACCGTTTCTCGTTACCTTTGCTTGAGATATCGTGAGCTTCTCAAAAAATATTAGGTTCCTATAGACGACAGAAAGGATGAATATCAAATCACCAAGCTCCCTTCTAACATTGTCTCCTTTGAAATCAAAACTAGCCATGATCTTCCCATGAATAAAAGCGGTGCTAGTTGAAAGCGTCACGCCATTACGCCCTCTTACCTCAAATCCTCGCAGCTGATGCACAACTTTCCTTACAATATCCACCTCGTGTGAGCTGTCACGAATTGCTTCCCTTAACCCACCACTGAACTTGTGAACGTAATCCCAGAAGACTGGTTCATAGGTAATTTTGTTGTATTTCCAGATTGCCTTGTCCACTTCGTCAAAATCTCGGATGCTCATTGCAGTTTTTACTTACCTAAAAGAATATAAAATTTTTCTCTAAGACCTCGTATCAACACTTCACATATAAAAGCTAGAGCAGACAATACCCTTGGCAAGCTAAAATTCATATTTTTAGGGATCCATCAGAAAAACTCACCTAGCTTAAACCCAATATACAACCAATCAATTGTCTCTTGACTTCTTCGCTAGCTCCAAAGCACAACATCATGGTTCTCTGGGCTGAAATGCTTTCAATTGTCTCTTGACTTCTTCTAAACGTAAATAAATCTCTGTTTTGAAAAAGCGGTTTAAAATCTTTCAATTGTCTCTTGACTTCTTCTAGGTCCCGCTCCCTCGGGGACCGACCCGATCATTTTGTTCCTTTCAATTGTCTCTTGACTTCTTCGCGCTGAAAGTGATCGAGGAGAGAGGCGAAATCACGTATCTTTCAATTGTCTCTTGACTTCTTCATCGATTCGAGCACAAACACCGGAGGCTGGCTTACCGTCTTTCAATTGTCTCTTGACTTCTTCACCACCACCAGAGTTCAAGTTGCCGCCAGCACCAACAACTTTCAATTGTCTCTTGACTTCTTCGCTAAGCTGTGGTGGGCGACGCATGTCCCTGAGAGGAGCTTTCAATTGTCTCTTGACTTCTTCGGCTAAGAATCGCAGGCGCACACTTGTGCTGATAAAGCTTTCAATTGTCTCTTGACTTCTTCCCCCAATGATCAACGAAACCCCCCAACGACCCGCTGATCTCTTTCAATTGTCTCTTGACTTCTTCACAAGAACAGGCAACAACTGGACAAGTGGGCCCCCACAATCGACTTTCAATTGTCTCTTGACTTCTTCATGTGCTGGAAGTCCTAGAGGTGAAGGTCCCGTGAACGCAAAACTTTCAATTGTCTCTTGACTTCTTCCTACGGAGAGTCCATGATATACGGCATGGCGAGGGGTGGGCTTTCAATTGTCTCTTGACTTCTTCACCGGCATGTCACCCTTCACCAAGACGGGCAAGGTGAACGTCTTTCAATTGTCTCTTGACTTCTTCAGGCCACTTCACTCTCCTTACCACTACAACACTTATTCCCCTTCTTTCAATTGTCTCTTGACTTCTTCCTGCCTCGACTGCGGAAGGGTGGCTAGGCTTGCTCAGAAGTAAACTTTCAATTGTCTCTTGACTTCTTCATATAAAGGCCAGGGCTAAGGGCTTCCTGCTCACAATATACGAGACTTTCAATTGTCTCTTGACTTCTTCGGATAAACGTCCACACCGGCTCCGTGACCGGCGCAGTATTACCTTTCAATTGTCTCTTGACTTCTTCATGAGACCGGTAGCGTGACGGTGGACAAGCTGCAGATGTACACTTTCAATTGTCTCTTGACTTCTTCGTACAGCTATGGCTCATGAGTGTGGATAATAGTACCATATCCCTTTCAATTGTCTCTTGACTTCTTCAGAAAATCCTATCGAAGCTCAGGAGTCCTGGCAAGAGCAACTTTCAATTGTCTCTTGACTTCTTCATAGTGTCAATGAAAGCCTACCCGTAACCCAGGTGAGAGCCTTTCAATTGTCTCTTGACTTCTTCAGGTTGAGAACTACATCCGCATGATCGAGAGCCGCTACGGCACTTTCAATTGTCTCTTGACTTCTTCCGTGGGCTAATTGGTCTTTCGAGGAGAGCGGAGAGGAGAAACTTTCAATTGTCTCTTGACTTCTTCTAGGGTTTTACGAAAAGAGCGTCTGCAAGTGAGATTACGCCTTTCAATTGTCTCTTGACTTCTTCTCCCCGCGTGTGGCAAGCTCACCCGAGACGAACGCCAACCTCTTTCAATTGTCTCTTGACTTCTTCGCCGAGCGTGTACTCGTGGGGGGTCTCGGGGAGTATCGATCTTTCAATTGTCTCTTGACTTCTTCTGGAGAACCTCCTCAACCTAAGGTGGCTTCCAGCAGGCAAGACTTTCAATTGTCTCTTGACTTCTTCTGATTGATAAGTCGTAGGAGCCGCGAGGAGTGTAGTTACTTTCAATTGTCTCTTGACTTCTTCCCTATTCGCGAAAATATTCAACCTGGCGAGGAGCCTAACCTCAGGTACTTTCAATTGTCTCTTGACTTCTTCTTGATTTCTTCAGGCTTTACCTTGAGGATACTCAGGACTTTCAATTGTCTCTTGACTTCTTCCATTCCCACCACCGGTGCTTGGTCGGGGTCGGGGCCTCATTCTTTCAATTGTCTCTTGACTTCTTCCGTTAAACGATGTGGGAGGGGCTATTTAAATGTTCTTTTTTTACCCGTTTCCCGTTTCCCGTGCGAACACGCGTTTTCAGGCTTATCTCTTCCCGTGGTTGTAATTTCAAACCCTCCCTGTATTTTAAAAGTTCGCAATGTTAATGAAACTTGATTAATAAGATAACTCGGTTATGTTCCACCTCAGTCTTCTCGGAGGAAACTTTAAATAGCCTGAAATTTTTCACTGCTGAAAATAAATTTAAGTTTCCCTAGGGGGTTTTTCGGGTTCAGAGCTGGTCGCCGCGGAGCCACTTCGCGAAGCCTTCGAGGTCAACCGCTGGTGCCTCGAAGGGATCCCCCAGGAGCGCCCCCCTCCTGGTTGCGGCATCCCGCTCAAGCTCCACGACGTGGAACTCCGACCGCTTGAGCTCCAGTAGCCCCAGCCCCGCGCTTTTCCTCCCCCCGACGGCTAGGCCCACCTCGGCCACGGCCTCGAGGAGCGACGCAAGCAGCCTGGACGGCGTGCTACCCCTACTCTCCACCTCGCCAACGAGTACCAGGGGCACCTCGACCCCTGCCAGGGACGTCTCGACCCTGTAGAGCGCCCCCTCCATCGCCGTCCCCGTCTTCCTGTCGATGCCGACCCCGTACCTGCTCTGCACCCTGAGGGGTAGCAGCGTGTCGAGGGGGCGGACGCTGGCCGCTCTAACGCGGTTCCCAAAGAGCCTCCCGACCGGGCAGTGGTGTGAGAGGTAGTCGATGAGTGCGCCCTGCACGTCTTCCAGCCTCTCGAGCTCGTAGCCAACCTCCTCTAGGACGCGCATGACGTCCTCGTGGCGGAACGGGCCGGCGTCCTCGCCCTTGAGGGCTTTCTCGAACTCGCCGAGCAGCTCCCTGGTGCTCTCCCGCGGGCTCTGCGAGAGCGTTACTTTCTCGAGGGCGAGCCTCTCCAGCTCCTCCATCTGCATAGTCAGAGCCAAGCGCTCAGCGAGGAAGCGGAGCGACCCCTTCCACGTGCTGGCTGGTATCAGCAGGGCGTTGCGCGAGCGTAGCCTGAGGGCGTAGAGCACGTTCGCCTCTCTCCCCCCGCCCACGTGGACAGGCGTCCGGGCTTCGAAGACGAGCCTCCCGATGAACTTTGCCTCAAAAACCCTCCCTCCTCCCACTCCGATCACCCCCTGAGCAGCCTGTAGTACTCGTCAACCGGCACCAGGGCGTTGAGGCCCGTAATAATGTCGCCGTTCAGGGCCACTGGGAGGCCGGCTCGGAGGGCGGCCGGCTCGCAGCTCTGGCTAACCAGGGCGACGGCGCCGGGCTTAACGAGCGTCGCGAAGGGTCGTGGGGCTCCTTTCCTGATGTCCCACCCGAGCTGAACCCGGAAGGTCCTACCGAAAGCTCTCTCCACCTCAACCCTGCTCCCGCCCCACTCCCAGGCTTTCTCGGGTAGCAGGGGGGACAAGGCTATAAACACGCCCCTATCGGGCGCTGGCCGTGCTTGAACTTGGGTGAGGCTCAGCTCAGCCCACCCGAAGCCCCTCGAAGACCCTCTACCTAGAGTAACCTCCAGCCTGCCTGGCAGCTCGATCCCATCGGCTACGGCGAGCCGAGCCCAGAACTCCGACCCCTCGGCTATCGCCTCGTACTCGAACAGCATCTCCCTCACAGCCGACCCCCTTGTTTTGCTTATCCCGACGGATGTGGCCCTGAAGGTGCGTGGCCTGAAGGTCTTGTACTCGTCTCCATCAAGGTACACAAGCTCGCCGTGCATGGACTCAAGGGGCGAGACCAGCCCCCGGCTTAGGCAACGTGGGCAGAATCCGGGGAACTCGGGGTTGTGGCCGCCCTCGAGAGCCCTCGCAGCGCTCTCCGTCAGGTCCTGGGTGTGGCCGCACAGCTTGCAGCGCGCCATGAACGGCGTAGCCGGCAGTGTCCGGTGCCCTCCAGCTAGCGGGAATGCGGCTGACGCCAAGATGCTCGGCTGGCTCGCCTCTCGGGATAAGTCTTCCTCCCCCAGGGGCCCTGCCCTGAAGAGAGCCGTCACGACGGCTCCGCGTAGCGTAGAGCCGGGTATGTACTCGGGCGGCCTTATGTACCCGCGCTCGGTTCTCCTGCGCGTGATGATAGCGGGGCTTTTGAGCACCAGCCTAACCTCGTACAGCTTCACGGCTGCACCACCCTTTCCCACAGCCACCTCCTCATCCTCTGCAGAAGGGGCTTCCACTCATCCCCGATGAGCCCGTCCAGCCTCCCCTCATCCTCAACCTTCAAATCCACGACCGACCTCCTCCCGAACCTCCCCGTCCTGAGCTCCGCCATAGCAAGGAGCAGAAGAGGAAGAAGTTCCCTTGCCCCCTCCTCGAGCCTGACAAAGCCCTCGAACTCTACCCCCGGTGGCAGGTTCTCCATTGTGTAGAGCATGTCCTCCTTGGCTGTGAGAGTCGTGTCGCTGAGGGAGACGCGAGTCACTATCTCAGTCGTAAGCTCTCCAACGGCCCTGAAGTCGCTCACGTAGAGCTTCGCATGACCCTCCGGGCGCGTCCCGGGGTACCCGAAGAGCCTGCATACGTCGCAGGGACCTCCCATGCTTTTGTGAGCCTGCTCGATCATCTCGGGCTTTACCTCGCCGCAGCTCGTGAAGCCATAGGCCTCTGCTACGCGAGAGGCTGAAGTTCTCAGGGCGCCCTTCACGCTACTGCCGGGAATGTACAGCTCGAAGCGGTCCCCGACGAGCTTCCTGGCATGCACCACATCAGCGCCGACAACCTCGGGCACTCCCCACCCAACGGTCAGCAGACCCACAGCCTTAAGCCTGATCCTGAACCCTATCACCAGGCACCACCCCCAGCCAGCTTGATTAGGATCAAAACGTCCGCGAGCGGGATAGCCCTCTTGCCTGGAGGAGCGCCGAGGAAAGTCGCCCTCACAAGCTCGAGGAGCGATTTGTAGGCATCCCCTAGCCCACCTTCACCCCGCGCCGCCTGCCTCTGGAGGTACACAGCCAGTATCTCCCTCCAGCACGGCGAGCCGGAAACCTCGCTCCAGGCCCTCAGCGTGGCGGCCCTCAGCTTCCTCAGCCTCTCTGACTCAACCTTCTTGGAGGGCTCGGAGCCGCTGGGCCTCGAGGTTAG from Infirmifilum sp. NZ encodes:
- a CDS encoding RAMP superfamily CRISPR-associated protein, with protein sequence MGGGRVFEAKFIGRLVFEARTPVHVGGGREANVLYALRLRSRNALLIPASTWKGSLRFLAERLALTMQMEELERLALEKVTLSQSPRESTRELLGEFEKALKGEDAGPFRHEDVMRVLEEVGYELERLEDVQGALIDYLSHHCPVGRLFGNRVRAASVRPLDTLLPLRVQSRYGVGIDRKTGTAMEGALYRVETSLAGVEVPLVLVGEVESRGSTPSRLLASLLEAVAEVGLAVGGRKSAGLGLLELKRSEFHVVELERDAATRRGALLGDPFEAPAVDLEGFAKWLRGDQL
- a CDS encoding RAMP superfamily CRISPR-associated protein; the encoded protein is MGKGGAAVKLYEVRLVLKSPAIITRRRTERGYIRPPEYIPGSTLRGAVVTALFRAGPLGEEDLSREASQPSILASAAFPLAGGHRTLPATPFMARCKLCGHTQDLTESAARALEGGHNPEFPGFCPRCLSRGLVSPLESMHGELVYLDGDEYKTFRPRTFRATSVGISKTRGSAVREMLFEYEAIAEGSEFWARLAVADGIELPGRLEVTLGRGSSRGFGWAELSLTQVQARPAPDRGVFIALSPLLPEKAWEWGGSRVEVERAFGRTFRVQLGWDIRKGAPRPFATLVKPGAVALVSQSCEPAALRAGLPVALNGDIITGLNALVPVDEYYRLLRG
- a CDS encoding RAMP superfamily CRISPR-associated protein; this translates as MIGFRIRLKAVGLLTVGWGVPEVVGADVVHARKLVGDRFELYIPGSSVKGALRTSASRVAEAYGFTSCGEVKPEMIEQAHKSMGGPCDVCRLFGYPGTRPEGHAKLYVSDFRAVGELTTEIVTRVSLSDTTLTAKEDMLYTMENLPPGVEFEGFVRLEEGARELLPLLLLAMAELRTGRFGRRSVVDLKVEDEGRLDGLIGDEWKPLLQRMRRWLWERVVQP